One region of Daphnia pulicaria isolate SC F1-1A chromosome 7, SC_F0-13Bv2, whole genome shotgun sequence genomic DNA includes:
- the LOC124350600 gene encoding F-box/LRR-repeat protein 2-like, which translates to MPQLIGVKLLSQTCLDFVINNMAVMCEKLPKADFATTTSNQTSQSPFDHLSSKFLEEIIGALQTKRCLKKFLHLLAAPQLGTLNLRGSRYFSGFEDDCSIHFELNSLRCVYLQNLSLSWSSLSNDKFLTSVIPMYVKLQVLDISYSEAGDSSLEVIGTYCTNLRELELTDCRNISDIGVKGLCVSTAHNLGREDEKLGLHKSLLKLDSSGTQITNAGIQLGLETFRSLKVWDMATVQVLAEIHTEDFLNRSLEIPKYSLMNLKIASRCDYILKTLGLVLSLCPFVIEVEIHIVRGLTDSDLLSLLSLEKLRKLKLNGCERVDSYITFGGGVTPILEAFGNSSLKKLSLAFLRDVNIQVIAQLCPNLDLLDLFDNLSYSTAKLDEEWVKIESLVLKQLEKLSLFAGFSRPISIPREHFVLLLSAPSLTDIYIDGCCTLNDDVLQEVARVQKFHHLENLEVKECHNVTEKGIDVFMNALNPLKKIVLHMCRQVKESNVDYWVKQAKMNNWQISIEFTTENFDRFDFYGEESDSEPEDGYDYYGYQFYDCEESCEESSSDGYVDEGDWWN; encoded by the exons ATGCCACAATTGATTGGAGTGAAATTGCTGTCCCAAACATGTCTCGACTTTGTTATCAATAATATGGCTGTGATGTGTGAGAAGCTACCAAAGGCTGATTTTGCTACCACTACTAGCAACCAAACAAGCCAAAGTCCTTTTGATCATTTAT ctTCAAAGTTCTTGGAGGAAATCATTGGTGCTCTCCAAACCAAAAgatgtttgaaaaaattccttcATTTATTGGCAGCTCCACAACTAGGTACCTTGAATCTGAGAGGCAGCAGATATTTTTCAGGGTTCGAAGATGATTGttctattcattttgaattgaattcacTGAGATGTGTA tacttACAAAACCTATCTCTCAGCTGGTCATCTCTCAGTAATGACAAATTCTTGACTTCGGTTATTCCTATGTATGTTAAATTACAAGTTCTGGACATATCATATTCTGAAGCTGGGGACAGCAGCTTAGAAGTAATAGGAACTTATTGCACAAATTTGAG AGAATTGGAATTAACGGAttgcagaaatatttcagATATTGGAGTTAAAGGGCTGTGTGTTAGTACTGCGCATAATCTAGGAAGGGAAGATGAAAAATTGGGACTGCACAAGTCTCTTCTTAAATTGGATTCGTCTGGTACTCAAATTACCAATGCAGGAATCCAATTGGGATTGGAAACTTTCCGTAGTCTTAAAGTCTGGGATATGGCTACTGTACAAGTCTTGGCGGAAATTCACACAGAAGATTTCTTGAATCGATCCCTGGAGATTCCAAAGTATTCCcttatgaatttgaaaatcgctTCTCGTTGCGACTACATCCTTAAAACTTTGGGATTAGTTTTGTCTCTGTGTCCCTTTGTGATTGAGGTAGAAATCCATATCGTCCGAGGACTGACCGATAGTGATTTGCTAAGTTTGTTATCCCTTGAAAAACTCCGCAAACTGAAATTGAATGGATGTGAACGCGTCGATTCCTATATCACGTTTGGTGGCGGCGTGACTCCAATTTTAGAAGCCTTTGGAAATTCGTCACTGAAGAAACTTTCTCTGGCTTTTTTGCGTGATGTCAATATTCAGGTAATCGCACAGCTTTGCCCGAACCTGGACCTCCTTGACCTCTTCGACAATTTGAGCTATTCCACCGCAAAACTCGATGAAGAATGGGTCAAGATTGAGTCTCTAGTATTAAAGCAACTTGAAAAGCTTAGCCTGTTTGCGGGTTTTTCAAGGCCTATCAGTATTCCGCGCGAACACTTcgtcttgttgttgtctgCCCCTTCTCTTACGGACATATATATTGATGGTTGTTGTACGCTCAATGACGACGTCCTACAAGAGGTCGCTCGAGTTCAGAAGTTCCATCATCTTGAAAATTTGGAAGTTAAAGAATGCCACAATGTCACCGAGAAAGGAATTGATGTCTTCATGAACGCCCTAAACCCTCTTAAGAAGATTGTGTTACATATGTGTCGTCAAGTAAAGGAGAGTAATGTTGATTATTGGGTAAAGCAAGCTAAAATGAACAACTGGCAAATATCGATCGAGTTCACCACTGAGAACTTTGATCGCTTTGATTTTTACGGTGAAGAATCTGACTCGGAACCTGAAGACGGCTATGATTATTATGGGTATCAATTTTATGATTGCGAGGAATCTTGCGAGGAATCTTCTTCGGATGGATATGTGGATGAAGGAGATTGGTGGAATTAA
- the LOC124350782 gene encoding uncharacterized protein LOC124350782: MTTKYPSVSIFPLLIAAVWLASAIATSTGREPKQLLFPTPFYRVQPVMESRFGPGPRNSPIYPMIGQQSFGPFLGDFPNQLFRQSCPGCATPPAETITTCGEVTDARISAAPSGTIFVNIHQVDKAGQKTFNCHYGFVAYHPNSKVQLKCTSLGSGTTLGVYNIVSPVAEGAVDTVYTSKGSFLLVALKAKVKLQAECTWETVLG, translated from the exons ATGACAACGAAATACCCTTCGGTTAGCATCTTTCCCCTGTTG ATCGCAGCTGTTTGGCTGGCCTCAGCAATTGCAACCTCCACCGGCAGAGAGCCGAAACAGTTGTTGTTTCCTACTCCTTTTTACCGCGTTCAACCCGTGATGGAATCTCGTTTTGGACCTGGTCCCCGTAACTCGCCAATTTATCCTATGATTG GACAACAAAGTTTTGGGCCTTTTTTGGGTGATTTCCCGAATCAGCTGTTTCGTCAGTCGTGCCCGGGTTGCGCAACGCCTCCAGCTGAAACTATTACGA CATGCGGTGAAGTAACAGATGCAAGGATATCAGCAGCTCCCAGTGGAACCATTTTCGTTAACATCCATCAGGTTGACAAAGCCGGACAAAAAACCTTCAATTGTCACTACGGTTTCGTCGCTTATCACCCGAACAGCAAAGTCCAGCTGAAATGCACTTCGTTGGGAAGCGGCACCACGTTAGGC gtTTATAACATTGTATCGCCAGTTGCAGAGGGTGCGGTCGACACAGTTTACACTTCAAAGGGGAGCTTCTTATTAGTGGCTTTGAAGGCTAAAGTAAAGCTCCAAGCCGAATGTACTTGGGAAACCGTCCTGGGGTAA